Proteins found in one Paenibacillus sp. FSL R10-2782 genomic segment:
- a CDS encoding IucA/IucC family protein: MSVTNISDHNFSTSNLSTASASNASTTQRFIQALRSDTFTPVEQRIIRQLIQALLYEEILPYDTYSDSVDSGDQHFILSGKDITGRPVQYRSVGKWMHSFGRIRLVPVPVIRVGTDGSETTAMLADFANEVLSAAQQGERLQRFIEELEQTLLKDVQAQSSFTAPFLTDDQRRYDELEGNLGDGHPYHPCYKSRIGFTLADNELYGPEFKQSLRPVWLAIAKSHSRAGQSQAIEYEAFIRQELGEGEVARFQALLTSYGQQPEAYRFMPVHPWQWQQVILPRFHQELTDQRIVWLGEASDVYQAQQSIRTWSNRTTLERSYVKLSLSITNTSTSRIMAGHTVLNGALITDWLHGLLEHDEYAAQQGFFILREVLGITYDYEQLPEYRQAKTYGSLGTVWRESIQGYLQPDEDAIPFNGLCYVQKNGVPFIDPWIQQFGVEEWTRRVLEATISPIIHMLYAHGIGMESHGQNIILIHRNGQPTRVALKDFHDGVRFSVKHLTEPEKCPDLHPEPPSHARINRNSFIKTSNPDDVRDFSYDAFFFIAAAELAMFLAEQYQLDEQRFWKMSAQVIHDYQRQHPQHEERFRLFDLFAPTVQIEELMKRRLLGDEDLHFKPGMNPLYAYREPTC; the protein is encoded by the coding sequence ATGTCTGTAACCAACATTTCGGATCATAATTTCTCCACAAGCAATCTTTCTACAGCTTCTGCCAGCAACGCTTCGACCACTCAGCGCTTCATTCAGGCGCTCCGCTCGGATACCTTTACACCGGTCGAGCAGCGTATCATCCGGCAACTGATCCAGGCATTGCTGTATGAAGAAATTTTGCCTTATGACACGTACAGCGATTCCGTGGATAGCGGTGATCAGCATTTTATACTGTCCGGCAAGGACATTACAGGTCGCCCCGTTCAATACCGTTCTGTCGGGAAATGGATGCACAGCTTTGGGCGCATTCGGCTGGTTCCTGTTCCGGTCATTCGAGTTGGGACAGACGGAAGCGAAACGACAGCCATGCTGGCGGATTTTGCAAATGAGGTCCTCAGTGCCGCACAGCAGGGTGAACGGCTTCAGCGCTTTATCGAGGAATTGGAGCAGACCTTGCTAAAGGATGTACAGGCGCAAAGCTCTTTCACCGCGCCATTTCTGACAGATGACCAGCGTCGATATGATGAGCTGGAAGGCAATTTGGGGGATGGTCATCCCTATCATCCATGCTACAAATCCAGAATCGGCTTTACGCTGGCAGATAATGAGCTGTATGGTCCTGAGTTTAAGCAGTCGCTCCGTCCTGTTTGGCTGGCTATCGCCAAGAGCCATAGCCGGGCGGGGCAGTCGCAGGCAATTGAGTATGAAGCATTTATTCGCCAGGAGCTGGGAGAAGGTGAAGTTGCGCGCTTCCAAGCCTTGTTAACCAGCTACGGTCAGCAACCGGAGGCCTATCGCTTCATGCCTGTTCACCCGTGGCAATGGCAGCAGGTCATTTTGCCCCGGTTTCATCAAGAGCTGACGGATCAGCGGATCGTATGGCTCGGTGAAGCGAGCGATGTGTATCAGGCGCAGCAGTCGATCCGCACATGGTCCAACCGGACCACACTGGAGCGCTCGTATGTGAAGCTGTCGCTCAGCATTACGAACACCTCCACCAGCCGGATCATGGCTGGACATACGGTGCTGAACGGAGCGCTGATCACGGACTGGCTGCATGGGTTGCTGGAACACGATGAATACGCTGCGCAACAGGGATTCTTTATTTTGCGTGAGGTTTTGGGTATCACGTATGACTATGAGCAGCTTCCCGAATACCGTCAGGCGAAAACCTACGGCTCACTGGGGACGGTTTGGCGGGAAAGCATTCAGGGGTATTTGCAGCCGGATGAGGATGCGATTCCTTTTAACGGACTATGTTATGTGCAAAAAAACGGGGTACCCTTCATTGATCCGTGGATACAGCAATTCGGTGTAGAGGAATGGACCCGGCGTGTGCTGGAGGCCACAATATCGCCGATTATTCATATGCTGTATGCGCATGGGATTGGTATGGAATCCCATGGTCAGAATATCATTTTGATCCACCGGAACGGGCAACCGACACGAGTGGCGCTTAAGGATTTTCATGATGGTGTGCGGTTTTCCGTGAAGCATCTGACAGAGCCGGAGAAATGCCCCGATCTTCATCCTGAGCCGCCAAGCCATGCCCGGATTAACCGCAATTCGTTTATTAAAACGAGCAACCCGGACGATGTACGCGACTTTTCCTACGATGCTTTTTTCTTTATTGCAGCCGCCGAGCTGGCGATGTTCCTGGCTGAACAATATCAGTTGGATGAGCAGCGCTTTTGGAAAATGTCTGCACAGGTCATTCATGATTATCAGCGCCAGCATCCTCAGCATGAGGAGCGATTCCGTCTGTTTGATTTGTTTGCCCCGACCGTACAGATTGAAGAATTGATGAAACGGCGGTTGCTTGGGGATGAGGACCTTCATTTCAAACCGGGAATGAACCCGCTATATGCGTATCGGGAGCCGACATGCTGA
- a CDS encoding aldolase/citrate lyase family protein has protein sequence MLTVNRLQEKLRKGQEVFGLIASIPTALTVEMIGHAGYDFVIIDMEHVMVNPETVEHMIRAAEAAQITSLVRVPEVDAKDILRVLDSGAQGIVVPHVESREQMEMLVQAAKYSPEGKRSLNSGRPAAFGKGSLVDYMKQANDQIMLVPMIESELGVERVADILSVPGMGMVLEGAADLSQSYGMPWQTDATIVQEGLQRVFEASRQAGIPYCAIPRRDGEYGAWTEQGVRAFVLGDERGIAFRALQKRRSDLQQLST, from the coding sequence ATGCTGACTGTAAATCGGCTTCAGGAGAAGCTGCGGAAAGGTCAGGAGGTATTTGGCCTTATCGCTTCCATCCCAACGGCGCTTACGGTCGAAATGATCGGACATGCCGGATATGATTTTGTGATCATTGATATGGAGCATGTCATGGTCAATCCCGAGACGGTGGAGCATATGATCCGTGCTGCGGAAGCCGCACAAATCACATCCTTGGTGCGTGTGCCCGAGGTCGATGCCAAGGACATACTGCGTGTGCTGGATAGCGGAGCGCAGGGAATTGTCGTTCCGCATGTGGAGAGCAGGGAGCAGATGGAGATGCTGGTGCAGGCTGCAAAATATAGCCCGGAGGGCAAACGAAGCCTGAACAGCGGCAGGCCTGCCGCATTTGGCAAAGGAAGTCTGGTGGATTATATGAAGCAGGCCAATGATCAGATCATGCTGGTACCAATGATTGAGAGCGAATTGGGTGTCGAGCGAGTTGCGGATATTTTGTCTGTACCGGGTATGGGTATGGTGCTGGAGGGAGCAGCGGATTTGTCCCAATCGTACGGGATGCCGTGGCAGACCGATGCAACGATTGTGCAGGAAGGGCTACAGCGCGTCTTTGAAGCTTCACGGCAAGCAGGTATTCCGTACTGTGCCATTCCGCGCAGGGATGGGGAATACGGCGCATGGACAGAACAAGGGGTTCGTGCCTTCGTGCTGGGTGATGAGCGGGGAATTGCTTTTCGCGCCTTGCAAAAAAGAAGGTCTGACCTACAGCAGCTCTCAACATAA
- a CDS encoding type III PLP-dependent enzyme, whose translation MSQLVTALSGGQIVPYLKKLIQQTREREQQPVCAYIYDLGALRERAQRCVSNLPDDCSLFYAVKANPDPHLIASLLPIVKGFEAASIGEIRTIREVSADVPIIFGGPGKKDAEIEEALERKVMLIHAESLHELQRIGWIAERRQQRVSILLRINLRRTLPEASITMSGRPTQFGIDEIQVPEAIRLAQSLPYVQLEGFHMHSLSNNLDARLHARMVATYLQCVQGWIQEHELSIRYLNAGGGFGISYTDLERRFEWDDFMEELHQVWEEYRIPGIQLIFESGRYMVAHCGYYAAEVIDLKTNHDQHYAIIRGGTHHFRLPVSWHHNQPFEVVAVEDWRYPFPRTERRQTAVTIAGELCTPKDVLAYEVYVEHLRIGDVLLFHIAGAYGWTISHHDFLSHPHPHFYYINQN comes from the coding sequence ATGAGTCAGCTTGTTACAGCATTATCGGGAGGGCAGATCGTTCCGTATCTGAAAAAGCTTATCCAGCAAACACGGGAGCGAGAGCAGCAGCCGGTATGCGCATATATATATGACCTGGGCGCACTGAGAGAACGGGCACAACGTTGTGTGAGCAACTTGCCCGACGATTGCAGTTTGTTTTACGCGGTCAAAGCTAATCCCGATCCTCATTTGATTGCTAGCCTACTTCCCATCGTAAAGGGCTTTGAAGCTGCATCTATTGGAGAGATTCGGACCATTCGTGAAGTGTCAGCCGACGTGCCGATTATTTTTGGAGGTCCGGGGAAAAAGGACGCCGAAATTGAGGAAGCGTTGGAGCGGAAGGTGATGCTGATTCATGCTGAAAGTCTGCATGAGTTGCAGCGTATCGGCTGGATTGCGGAACGCAGGCAACAGCGTGTATCTATTTTGCTGCGCATTAATTTACGGCGTACCTTGCCGGAGGCGAGCATCACGATGTCTGGTCGGCCCACTCAGTTTGGTATCGACGAAATTCAGGTGCCGGAAGCGATCCGACTGGCCCAAAGTCTGCCGTATGTTCAATTGGAGGGCTTCCATATGCACTCTCTGTCCAATAATCTGGATGCCCGGCTGCATGCTCGCATGGTCGCTACGTATTTGCAGTGTGTGCAGGGCTGGATTCAGGAGCATGAGCTATCTATCCGCTATCTAAACGCGGGCGGTGGCTTCGGCATTTCGTATACCGATCTGGAGCGCAGGTTTGAATGGGATGATTTCATGGAAGAATTGCATCAAGTGTGGGAGGAATACCGTATTCCAGGCATCCAGCTCATTTTTGAATCCGGGCGCTATATGGTGGCACACTGCGGGTATTATGCGGCAGAAGTAATCGACCTCAAAACGAATCATGACCAGCATTATGCCATTATTCGTGGGGGAACCCATCATTTTCGATTGCCAGTGTCATGGCATCATAATCAGCCGTTTGAGGTGGTTGCTGTTGAAGATTGGCGTTATCCTTTTCCGCGAACAGAGCGGCGACAAACAGCGGTGACCATCGCGGGTGAGCTTTGTACTCCCAAGGATGTACTTGCGTATGAAGTGTATGTGGAGCATTTACGGATTGGCGATGTTCTGCTGTTCCATATTGCGGGAGCCTATGGCTGGACGATTTCCCATCATGACTTTCTCAGTCATCCACATCCACATTTTTACTATATAAACCAAAATTGA
- a CDS encoding MDR family MFS transporter — MNIRAVPERWKVVITVMLGTFTVLLNNSSLNPAIPSFIKVFHTNAATASWLITIFLITMGMTMPLTGYLADRFGKKKVYLSGLALFVTGSLLGSLSWGLTAVILCRGLQGMAGGLMIPLSLALIFEAFPKEERGKVTGIWGIAIMAAPMLGPTVGGIVLSLSSWQVLFLINVPTGLLGLLLGIRYLTAAPSNPSRTFDSSGFITVTLGVGFILFALGRTTTAADLIAPLPILLFLAGAVLLVLFVRMELVKKQPLLNVHIFKIPTYSLSVIVASVQAIAMFGSIFLVPMLVQHVYGYDAMMTGLVFLPSAICTGWFVTIAGKQLDRKGPKGMISTGLIITCAATAMLGMLQMNSPLWMIFVLMMLRGIGLGLSNMPATTAGLNAIPDELVAQGSAMNNVMRRLTSSLGMVVISVYFEVRKAQLLVGGYSLETGTLQAIREGFIGLSILILLTIPAAFFLKTPDFLRNKGARRTSRDTQEAKASAAAPKV; from the coding sequence ATGAACATACGTGCTGTGCCTGAGCGGTGGAAGGTCGTCATCACGGTGATGCTCGGCACCTTTACGGTTTTGCTGAATAACAGTTCGCTCAACCCGGCGATTCCATCCTTCATTAAAGTATTTCATACGAACGCTGCTACGGCGAGCTGGCTCATCACTATTTTTCTAATCACGATGGGGATGACGATGCCTTTAACGGGATATCTGGCAGATCGCTTTGGCAAAAAGAAAGTATACCTGAGCGGACTTGCGCTCTTTGTTACAGGTTCCTTGCTCGGCTCGTTATCGTGGGGGCTTACCGCCGTCATCCTCTGTCGGGGACTGCAAGGGATGGCAGGCGGGCTGATGATTCCGTTATCGCTGGCGCTGATTTTTGAAGCCTTTCCCAAGGAAGAACGCGGCAAGGTGACGGGAATCTGGGGGATTGCGATTATGGCAGCTCCAATGCTCGGGCCTACGGTGGGAGGAATCGTGCTATCTCTAAGTAGCTGGCAGGTGCTTTTCCTCATAAATGTGCCGACCGGACTGCTGGGCTTGCTGCTGGGGATACGTTATTTAACAGCCGCACCTAGCAATCCGTCGCGTACCTTTGACAGCAGCGGATTTATAACGGTTACGTTGGGTGTGGGGTTCATTCTGTTTGCGCTGGGCAGGACAACGACAGCTGCGGATCTGATTGCCCCGCTGCCTATTCTGCTGTTCCTTGCAGGAGCGGTTTTGCTGGTTCTGTTTGTGCGAATGGAGCTGGTGAAGAAACAGCCGCTGCTGAATGTACACATTTTCAAAATACCGACCTACAGCTTGAGCGTCATCGTGGCGAGTGTACAGGCGATTGCGATGTTCGGCAGCATTTTTCTGGTTCCGATGCTGGTTCAACATGTGTATGGCTATGACGCCATGATGACAGGACTTGTATTTTTGCCTTCCGCTATATGTACAGGGTGGTTCGTCACGATAGCGGGCAAGCAATTAGATCGCAAGGGGCCAAAAGGAATGATCAGCACGGGGCTTATCATCACCTGTGCCGCTACGGCGATGCTCGGCATGCTCCAGATGAATTCGCCGCTGTGGATGATTTTCGTTCTCATGATGCTGAGGGGGATTGGGCTGGGTCTGTCGAATATGCCTGCCACAACGGCCGGGCTGAATGCGATTCCCGACGAGCTGGTAGCCCAAGGCTCAGCAATGAATAATGTGATGCGAAGACTGACCTCTTCGCTTGGAATGGTTGTGATTTCGGTTTATTTTGAAGTTCGCAAGGCTCAGCTACTGGTGGGGGGCTATTCGCTGGAAACGGGAACGCTGCAAGCGATCAGGGAGGGCTTTATCGGGTTGAGTATATTGATTTTACTCACGATTCCCGCTGCTTTTTTCCTGAAGACCCCTGATTTCCTTCGCAACAAAGGAGCGCGGCGTACATCCAGAGATACCCAGGAAGCGAAAGCATCTGCGGCTGCACCTAAGGTTTGA
- a CDS encoding IucA/IucC family protein, with translation MLTQSTEVSTIAGGLSKSRSWAEQATLRALVNSYLRETQQFDPRMNTEAPEIRVTLPQVGLQIMGTLHHFSATGQHVYGSAWYEVEEGGTHRPLEMDGVIQRLLDEMSYHAAPEQREAEQQKMKQRIRNSMHKMTIFMDHHAKTTGESKLKSFSGTEAHLTYVRSEQSLLIGHPFHPFPKSTEGFADDELPLYSPEMGAAFPLYYFAVHEDNVQEEWIGEEYRRDAIDPSVRLHARRQWGEELARYRILPMHPWQAGQVLRQSCIQGLIRQRVLIPLGALGPVVYPTSSIRTVWDLKTGNGYKLPLHVRITNLVRDNTQEQARRTLDAAKVIHELSANWSSHIQSESFKVLTETGYSRVCFQPNEEAKRTESPEFTKDAGLSQVTTSDAKYDAGHEYSPAATERGAATAQELEQLSDQFTVLYRPMDLNPESTYVLASLLEPLPGEQEPRLIGVIRDNDPGKNGNRPDLLAWLERYLHISMVPMLRLLAVKGIAFEAHVQNSLLSLQDGWPDCYYVRDLEGVSIVREQAEAAGWVGSLIAEDSPVLYGAEEPWIRTRYYFFVNHLGALIHALAVHEQHGEQEYWRVVRKVLEQLRKQDAGFCPRLAAYIQDLLTAPTLPAKANFTSCFQSRGDTPSFILIPNPIHFREVTSCL, from the coding sequence ATGCTGACACAATCAACGGAGGTTTCCACGATCGCTGGAGGGCTGTCCAAAAGCAGGAGCTGGGCGGAGCAAGCGACACTACGGGCCTTGGTCAACAGCTATCTGCGGGAAACACAACAGTTTGACCCGAGAATGAATACGGAAGCACCGGAAATAAGGGTGACTCTGCCCCAAGTCGGGCTGCAAATCATGGGAACTCTACACCACTTCTCTGCAACCGGGCAACATGTGTATGGGAGTGCTTGGTACGAGGTAGAAGAAGGTGGGACGCACAGGCCCCTGGAGATGGATGGAGTTATACAAAGGCTATTGGACGAGATGAGCTATCATGCCGCGCCCGAGCAACGGGAAGCAGAGCAGCAAAAGATGAAACAGCGTATTCGTAACAGTATGCACAAAATGACGATCTTTATGGATCACCATGCGAAGACCACAGGCGAGAGCAAGCTAAAGTCTTTCTCCGGTACAGAAGCCCACCTGACGTATGTACGTTCGGAGCAGTCTTTGCTGATCGGACACCCTTTTCATCCTTTTCCGAAAAGCACGGAGGGTTTTGCTGATGATGAGCTTCCATTATACAGTCCCGAGATGGGCGCGGCGTTTCCGCTGTATTATTTCGCGGTTCATGAGGATAACGTGCAGGAGGAATGGATTGGTGAAGAGTATCGCAGGGATGCCATTGACCCATCTGTGCGGCTCCATGCTCGCCGTCAATGGGGAGAGGAGCTGGCGCGGTATCGCATTTTGCCTATGCATCCATGGCAGGCCGGGCAGGTGTTGCGTCAATCCTGCATTCAAGGCTTGATACGTCAGCGGGTGTTGATTCCTTTGGGTGCGCTAGGTCCTGTCGTTTATCCGACTTCTTCGATACGAACAGTATGGGATTTGAAAACCGGGAACGGCTATAAGCTGCCGCTGCATGTGCGGATTACCAATCTGGTGCGTGACAATACACAGGAGCAGGCTCGGCGTACATTGGATGCTGCGAAGGTCATTCATGAGCTTTCAGCCAACTGGTCGTCCCATATCCAATCCGAGTCCTTCAAGGTGCTGACAGAAACGGGATACAGCCGCGTATGCTTCCAGCCGAATGAGGAAGCGAAACGCACAGAGAGTCCTGAGTTTACTAAGGATGCAGGGCTTTCACAGGTCACCACCAGTGATGCAAAGTATGACGCAGGACATGAGTATAGCCCGGCGGCAACAGAACGAGGAGCAGCGACGGCTCAAGAGCTGGAGCAGCTTTCTGACCAGTTTACGGTTCTTTATCGTCCCATGGATTTGAACCCTGAATCCACCTATGTACTGGCTTCCTTGCTGGAGCCGTTGCCGGGTGAACAGGAGCCGCGGCTTATTGGAGTGATTCGGGACAATGACCCGGGCAAAAACGGAAATCGGCCTGACCTGTTAGCTTGGCTGGAACGGTATCTGCACATATCCATGGTGCCCATGCTGCGTTTGCTTGCGGTGAAGGGTATCGCCTTCGAGGCCCATGTACAAAATTCGCTTCTGTCCCTACAGGATGGATGGCCGGACTGCTACTATGTACGGGATTTGGAGGGCGTAAGTATTGTGCGTGAACAGGCCGAGGCAGCCGGGTGGGTCGGTTCACTGATTGCTGAGGATAGTCCCGTATTGTACGGTGCAGAAGAGCCGTGGATTCGTACCCGTTATTATTTCTTTGTTAACCATTTGGGGGCATTGATTCATGCCCTTGCGGTTCATGAGCAGCACGGTGAGCAGGAGTATTGGAGGGTGGTTCGCAAGGTGCTGGAGCAATTACGGAAACAAGATGCTGGTTTTTGCCCCCGTCTAGCCGCCTATATCCAGGATTTATTGACCGCACCTACGCTGCCTGCCAAAGCCAATTTTACAAGCTGTTTTCAGTCCAGAGGGGATACGCCGTCGTTTATCCTGATCCCTAATCCAATTCATTTTCGTGAGGTGACTTCATGTCTGTAA
- a CDS encoding diaminobutyrate--2-oxoglutarate transaminase → MIINIKGVVELPKATTAISQNTRYLESQAARESNARSYPRRIPIAIAEAEGIHVKDMDGKMYYDCLAGAGTLALGHNHPVVIEAIRELLHHKRPLHTLDLTTPVKEQFVEELFASLPPEFARQAKIQFCGPTGGDAVEAAIKLVKTATGRRSIFSFQGGYHGSTHATMSLSGTLGQKERVQGLIPDVHFMPYPYAYRCPFGAGGDQTQALSSRYIENLLDDPESGIATPCAFILEVVQGEGGSIPAPVEWLREIRRITRERNIPLIIDEVQTGLGRTGKLFAFEHADIIPDVLVLSKAIGGSLPLSVVIYNEALDVWNPGAHIGTFRGNQMAMAAGLATLKYIKEHGIPDHAAARGQQLMGHLNSLKQQTGCIGDVRGRGLMIGVEIVDDRQPVDQLGHHPAHKQLASRIQQECLKRGLILEVGGRHSAVMRFLPPLIVTERQIDDIFLIFSEAVHVAYVGLQHGHG, encoded by the coding sequence ATGATTATCAATATCAAAGGAGTGGTCGAGTTGCCAAAAGCTACTACTGCTATCTCGCAAAATACTCGTTATCTGGAGAGTCAGGCTGCACGGGAATCCAATGCCAGATCCTACCCCCGCCGTATTCCCATTGCCATCGCCGAAGCAGAGGGCATTCATGTCAAGGATATGGATGGAAAAATGTATTACGATTGCTTGGCCGGGGCCGGAACTTTAGCACTCGGTCATAATCATCCGGTGGTCATTGAGGCGATCAGGGAGCTGCTGCATCACAAGCGTCCTCTGCATACGCTGGATTTGACTACTCCGGTGAAGGAGCAATTTGTAGAAGAGCTGTTCGCCAGTCTGCCTCCTGAATTTGCCCGTCAGGCAAAAATTCAATTTTGTGGCCCGACCGGGGGAGATGCGGTGGAAGCCGCGATCAAGCTGGTCAAAACGGCTACGGGCCGCCGAAGCATTTTTTCCTTTCAGGGAGGTTATCATGGCTCGACCCACGCTACGATGAGTCTCAGTGGTACTTTGGGGCAAAAAGAGCGGGTACAGGGCTTGATACCGGATGTTCATTTTATGCCCTATCCCTATGCGTATCGTTGCCCGTTTGGAGCAGGTGGAGACCAGACGCAGGCGCTTAGCAGTCGTTATATTGAAAATCTGCTGGATGATCCCGAGAGCGGGATTGCTACGCCTTGCGCTTTTATTCTGGAGGTGGTTCAGGGGGAAGGAGGCTCTATCCCTGCGCCTGTGGAGTGGCTTCGGGAAATTCGCCGTATCACCAGGGAACGGAATATCCCGCTAATCATTGATGAAGTGCAAACCGGGCTTGGACGAACGGGGAAGCTGTTTGCTTTTGAACATGCTGACATTATTCCCGATGTGCTGGTCTTGTCCAAAGCGATCGGCGGCAGTCTGCCGCTGTCGGTTGTGATTTATAACGAAGCGCTGGATGTATGGAATCCGGGTGCACATATTGGTACTTTTCGTGGCAATCAGATGGCCATGGCTGCCGGGCTGGCCACGCTGAAATATATCAAGGAGCACGGTATACCCGATCATGCCGCGGCCAGAGGCCAACAATTAATGGGGCATCTGAATTCCTTGAAGCAGCAAACAGGCTGCATCGGAGATGTACGCGGCCGGGGGCTTATGATCGGGGTGGAAATTGTGGATGACCGACAGCCTGTAGATCAGCTAGGACATCATCCGGCTCATAAGCAGCTAGCCTCTCGAATACAGCAGGAATGCCTGAAACGTGGACTCATTTTGGAGGTGGGGGGAAGGCATTCGGCCGTGATGCGCTTTTTACCGCCGCTGATTGTGACAGAGCGCCAAATTGACGACATTTTCCTCATCTTTAGTGAAGCGGTGCATGTGGCCTATGTCGGGTTGCAGCACGGTCATGGTTAA
- a CDS encoding cupin domain-containing protein produces MKISKNNAEHYIWGDQCDGWRLVKNKDLSIIHERMPGNTHEVRHYHHHARQFFFILSGTAILEVDGERIQLGSQEGCEVPPLVPHQMFNEMNEDVEFLVISQPASRGDRVLTEK; encoded by the coding sequence TTGAAAATAAGTAAAAACAATGCCGAACATTACATATGGGGAGACCAATGTGATGGTTGGCGTTTGGTGAAAAATAAGGATTTGAGTATTATTCATGAGCGTATGCCCGGGAACACACACGAGGTCAGACATTATCACCATCATGCACGCCAATTCTTCTTCATTTTATCAGGTACAGCCATACTTGAAGTGGATGGTGAACGAATCCAATTAGGATCTCAGGAAGGCTGTGAGGTTCCTCCTTTGGTTCCTCATCAAATGTTTAACGAAATGAATGAGGATGTTGAATTTTTGGTGATCTCTCAGCCTGCGAGCAGAGGTGATCGGGTCCTGACTGAAAAATAA
- a CDS encoding YolD-like family protein, with protein sequence MGKKLEGNGIWESSRMILPEHRDAYLRLMKEQGRRGKPTLDDQEMQQIEQAIIVSYNERKPITLRVFNPFDDEELCGFVTVINTSRREVKLSRGEEDFSWIKLEEIIEADI encoded by the coding sequence ATGGGGAAAAAGCTTGAAGGGAACGGCATATGGGAAAGCTCGCGCATGATCTTGCCTGAGCATCGGGATGCATATTTGCGACTGATGAAGGAGCAGGGGAGACGCGGCAAGCCGACACTGGACGATCAGGAAATGCAGCAGATTGAGCAGGCGATCATCGTTTCCTATAACGAGCGGAAGCCCATTACGCTGCGGGTATTCAATCCATTTGATGATGAGGAGCTGTGCGGGTTTGTGACGGTGATTAACACGAGTCGGCGGGAAGTGAAGCTGTCCCGTGGGGAAGAGGATTTTAGCTGGATTAAGCTGGAGGAAATTATAGAGGCAGATATATAA